A window of Pararhizobium gei contains these coding sequences:
- the trbK gene encoding entry exclusion protein TrbK → MAAKRADRQGSGTSSARKVLQRRYQCRPRRSEDGATLVSRAVVIASALLVAAASVSAATVFIMKSDDRSASKMSEKFFGVKKDLPPIEKGQEMRPRW, encoded by the coding sequence GTGGCTGCAAAGCGAGCAGACCGACAAGGATCTGGCACAAGCTCGGCGAGAAAAGTTCTTCAACGCCGATACCAGTGCCGTCCCCGAAGGTCAGAAGATGGAGCCACGCTGGTGAGCCGCGCAGTTGTCATTGCTAGCGCGCTTTTGGTCGCGGCGGCTTCGGTGTCCGCAGCAACGGTGTTCATCATGAAATCCGACGATCGGTCCGCATCCAAAATGAGTGAGAAGTTTTTCGGTGTGAAAAAGGACCTGCCCCCGATCGAAAAGGGCCAGGAAATGCGTCCAAGATGGTGA
- the trbL gene encoding P-type conjugative transfer protein TrbL, producing MVRARIELIFFATGLACLMLAGPAFAQQGQVLTELENQVSSAAKGWETTIMDAARSLFWILAGIEVGIAAVWLAIQSASLDSWFAELVRRIMFIGFFAFVLTQGPAFAKAVVDSLYQIGAGSGSASPAEVFDAGIRVASQMSEQAKFGVFEDNALAIAAVLAMGIVVICFSLVAAIFVAVMVEMYVGLLAGMIMLGLGGSSFTKDFAVRYLVYAFGVGMKLMALVMIAKIGSGVLLGLAQAPTAETDQFITTLAIAGISVVVFIIAMYVPNIMQGVVQGASVSGGMEAIQHGGQAASFATGGAFLAAGAAGAGFAAGQAARAAGSSFGGAAIRGVGAGLGSAGQAAGSAAKEKAIGSPGAYAGSILGLANAKLDQARGKGASPGQPPERQDKS from the coding sequence ATGGTGAGGGCACGGATCGAGTTGATCTTTTTCGCAACCGGACTTGCCTGCCTTATGCTGGCCGGCCCTGCGTTTGCACAGCAGGGCCAAGTCCTCACAGAGCTTGAAAATCAGGTTTCTTCCGCTGCCAAGGGTTGGGAAACAACCATCATGGATGCGGCAAGGTCTCTGTTCTGGATCCTCGCCGGAATAGAGGTAGGGATTGCCGCGGTGTGGCTCGCCATTCAGTCGGCATCCCTCGACAGCTGGTTCGCTGAGCTTGTGCGGAGGATCATGTTCATCGGCTTTTTTGCCTTTGTTTTGACCCAGGGACCGGCGTTTGCCAAAGCTGTTGTCGATAGTCTCTATCAGATCGGGGCCGGCAGCGGGTCAGCTTCGCCTGCGGAGGTGTTCGATGCGGGTATCCGTGTCGCTTCGCAGATGTCGGAACAGGCCAAGTTCGGTGTCTTCGAGGATAATGCCCTTGCGATCGCAGCCGTTCTCGCCATGGGTATTGTTGTAATCTGCTTCTCGCTGGTGGCAGCGATTTTCGTGGCTGTGATGGTCGAGATGTATGTCGGCCTACTCGCGGGAATGATTATGCTCGGCCTCGGTGGATCCTCGTTCACCAAGGACTTTGCTGTCCGATATCTCGTTTATGCTTTCGGCGTTGGCATGAAGCTCATGGCGTTGGTCATGATCGCTAAAATCGGCTCCGGTGTCCTCTTGGGACTTGCTCAGGCCCCAACCGCCGAGACCGACCAGTTCATCACGACACTTGCGATCGCCGGCATCTCGGTCGTTGTGTTTATCATCGCGATGTATGTTCCAAACATCATGCAGGGCGTCGTTCAGGGGGCGTCGGTTTCCGGCGGGATGGAAGCCATTCAGCACGGTGGGCAGGCGGCGTCTTTCGCGACTGGCGGAGCCTTCCTGGCCGCAGGTGCGGCCGGAGCAGGATTTGCAGCAGGTCAAGCGGCGCGGGCCGCCGGATCATCCTTTGGAGGAGCGGCTATTCGCGGAGTGGGTGCAGGCCTTGGCTCGGCCGGGCAGGCCGCAGGATCCGCAGCCAAGGAGAAGGCGATCGGGTCGCCCGGTGCCTATGCCGGCTCCATCCTTGGCCTAGCGAACGCGAAGCTCGACCAGGCTCGCGGCAAGGGAGCCTCACCCGGTCAGCCGCCGGAGCGGCAGGATAAATCGTAA